A stretch of Aythya fuligula isolate bAytFul2 chromosome 1, bAytFul2.pri, whole genome shotgun sequence DNA encodes these proteins:
- the CGGBP1 gene encoding CGG triplet repeat-binding protein 1, translated as MERFGVKSAPSRNRSKTALYVTPQDRVTEFGSELHEDGGKLFCTSCNVVLNHVRKSAINDHLKSKTHTKRKAEFEEQNIRKKQRTLTASLQCNSTAQTEKTSVIQDFVKMCLEANIPLEKADHPSVRAFLSRYVKNGSSIPKSDQLRKAYLPDGYDNENQLINTEDR; from the coding sequence ATGGAACGGTTTGGAGTGAAGTCCGCTCCATCACGTAACCGCTCGAAGACTGCTCTCTATGTAACTCCTCAGGATCGCGTAACCGAGTTTGGCAGCGAGCTTCATGAGGATGGAGGAAAACTCTTCTGTACTTCCTGCAATGTGGTTCTGAATCACGTTCGCAAGTCTGCAATCAACGACCACCTCAAGTCAAAAACGCATACAAAGCGGAAGGCAGAGTTTGAGGAACAGAACATCAGGAAGAAGCAAAGGACTCTGACGGCATCCCTTCAGTGCAACAGTACTGCCCAAACAGAGAAAACCAGCGTCATCCAGGACTTTGTGAAAATGTGCCTGGAAGCAAATATTCCGCTCGAGAAGGCCGATCATCCTTCTGTGCGAGCCTTCCTGTCTCGCTACGTCAAGAATGGTAGCTCGATACCTAAGTCAGACCAGCTAAGGAAAGCATACCTGCCTGACGGGTATGACAATGAGAACCAACTCATCAACACCGAAGATCGTTGA